One window of the Pyrus communis chromosome 17, drPyrComm1.1, whole genome shotgun sequence genome contains the following:
- the LOC137722135 gene encoding agamous-like MADS-box protein AGL80, with translation MTRKKVKLAFMMNNSSQKATFRKKRKGFMKKYEINKLCDVLTCAIMYSPNKSQPDAWPDHSEMVEMELEKVNKLEKGNRELEIWMAMNHFIAGKPLNDLQFTDLKEMRRMIEEKLKEFEANIKSWKEELAKMNQLLGAQPTVAGENIQNVMQMVPWSMWDVPTKSS, from the exons ATGACCAGAAAGAAAGTCAAACTAGCCTTCATGATGAACAACTCGTCGCAAAAAGCGACGTTCAGGAAAAAGAGGAAGGGATTCATGAAGAAGTATGAAATCAATAAACTTTGTGATGTTCTAACATGCGCTATCATGTACAGTCCAAATAAGTCTCAACCTGATGCCTGGCCTGATCATTCAGAA ATGGTCGAAATGGAGCTGGAGAAGGTAAACAAGCTGGAGAAAGGGAACCGAGAATTGGAAATTTGGATGGCAATGAACCACTTCATTGCTGGGAAGCCCCTGAACGACTTGCAGTTCACTGATTTAAAGGAAATGAGGAGGATGATCgaagaaaaattgaaggaatttgaagCGAATATCAAGAGCTGGAAGGAGGAGCTGGCGAAGATGAATCAACTCTTAGGTGCACAACCTACAGTAGCTGGTGAGAACATTCAGAACGTCATGCAGATGGTTCCATGGTCCATGTGGGACGTGCCGACCAAAAGTTCTTGA
- the LOC137722136 gene encoding agamous-like MADS-box protein AGL80 codes for MTRRKVNLAFIMNDSSRKVTFRKKKRGFMKKMFEINKLCDFLTCAVIYSPDEPQPDVWPNPSEARRLIEQFENMPEEERNKKMVTHEMFLKQMVEKEQEKVNKQKKENREVEIWLAMNQCLTGKPLNGLAFTDIQEIGWMIDGRLKEVVAIQRRRKRS; via the coding sequence ATGACTAGAAGGAAAGTGAATTTAGCCTTCATCATGAACGACTCGTCGCGAAAAGTGACATTCAGGAAAAAGAAGAGGGGATTCATGAAGAAGATGtttgaaatcaataaacttTGTGATTTTCTAACATGTGCTGTCATATACAGTCCAGATGAGCCTCAACCTGATGTCTGGCCTAATCCTTCAGAAGCGCGACGCCTCATTGAGCAGTTCGAGAACATGCCCGAGGAGGAGCGAAATAAAAAGATGGTGACCCATGAGATGTTTCTGAAGCAGATGGTTGAAAAGGAGCAAGAGAAGGTGAACAAGCAAAAAAAAGAGAACCGAGAGGTGGAAATTTGGCTGGCCATGAACCAGTGCCTCACTGGGAAGCCCCTGAACGGCTTGGCGTTCACTGATATACAGGAAATAGGGTGGATGATCGACGGGAGATTGAAGGAAGTTGTCGCGATTCagagaagaaggaagaggagCTAG
- the LOC137722137 gene encoding uncharacterized mitochondrial protein AtMg00810-like, which produces MGDNMSEINALKQYLNKKFAIKDFGTLKYFLGIEMAHSHRVFFLNQRKYVMDLLHEAKMTDCKPACTPLDNNLKLKTHDDHIPNLSYYQRMVGKLIYLTITRPDISYVVRLVSQFMHSLSMDHLKIVHRVLRYLKGSIGRGIIMRNNSHIHISGYIDADWAGILSIASLLLDSICLWEAT; this is translated from the coding sequence ATGGGTGATAATATGTCAGAGATTAATGCTCTTAAACAATATCTTAACAAGAAGTTTGCTATCAAGGATTTTGGCACTCTCAAATACTTTCTGGGCATCGAGATGGCACACTCTCACAGAGTTTTCTTCCTCAACCAACGTAAGTATGTTATGGATCTTCTTCACGAAGCAAAAATGACAGATTGCAAGCCTGCTTGCACCCCCTTGGATAACAACTTGAAGCTGAAAACTCACGATGATCATATTCCTAATTTAAGCTACTATCAAAGAATGGTTGGCAAACTCATTTATCTGACTATCACACGTCCTGATATATCATATGTCGTCCGCCTTGTTAGCCAGTTTATGCACTCTCTAAGCATGGATCATTTGAAGATTGTTCATCGTGTGCTTCGTTATCTCAAGGGTTCCATTGGTAGAGGAATTATTATGCGCAACAATAGTCACATTCACATTTCAGGCTATAtcgatgctgattgggcaggaatTCTCTCGATCGCAAGTTTACTATTGGATTCTATATGTTtgtgggaggcaacctag
- the LOC137722138 gene encoding uncharacterized protein → MIEESSVNLERDGSYVAPSSPHSDVDINSNQRLSSVLLNVFNYLPWERVVSLALGGRSKLGYVNGVIPTPEITSPDYDAWLCKDQLVMSWLLNSMDSNIAEIFSYAESSMTLWKNLKEMYGNKNNAACVFQ, encoded by the coding sequence ATGATTGAAGAGAGCTCAGTGAATTTGGAAAGAGACGGCTCCTATGTTGCTCCATCATCACCACATTCAGATGTTGATATCAACTCAAATCAACGTCTTAGTTCTGTCTTGCTAAATGTATTTAACTACCTTCCATGGGAGAGAGTAGTTTCTCTTGCTCTGGGAGGACGATCAAAGCTTGGTTATGTCAATGGTGTTATCCCAACGCCTGAGATTACCTCACCGGATTATGATGCTTGGCTATGCAAAGACCAGTTGGTCATGTCGTGGTTACTCAATTCCATGGATAGTAATATTGCAGAAATTTTCAGCtatgctgaatcctccatgactctttggaaaaatctcaaggaaatGTATGGAAATAAGAACAATGCGGCTTGTGTGTTTCAGTAG
- the LOC137722289 gene encoding aspartic proteinase-like isoform X2: MRRKHLLVAVYLWALISSLLPASSNGLVRIGLKKRPLDLQTIKAARTAREGKPQDLGSSDEGIVPLKNYLDAQYYGVIGIGSPPQNFTVIFDTGSSNLWVPSSKCYFSLACYFHTRYKSSKSSTYTAIGTSASITYGSGSISGFFSQDNVEVGDLVVKNQEFIEATKEASLTFVIAKFDGLLGLGFQEISVGNATPVWQTMSEQDLLSDDVFSFWLNRDTNSDVGGELVFGGVDPNHYKGKHTYVPVTKKGYWQFEMGDLIIGNQSTGVCEGGCAAIVDSGTSLLIGPTTTVTVLNHAIGAEGVVSAECKTVVAQYGDLIWDLLISGAQPGQVCKQLGLCIFNGSKYVSTGIETVVEKEIKEGSSVSNGALCTACEMAVVWAQNQLKQKGTKEKVLSYLSELCESLPSPAGESIVECSSLSSMPNVTFTIGDKPFVLTPDQYVLKTGEGVAEVCISGFTAYDIPPPTGPLWILGDVFMGPYHTVFDFGDLQVGFAEAA; this comes from the exons ATGCGGCGCAAACATCTCTTGGTGGCTGTCTACTTATGGGCCTTAATCTCTTCACTTCTTCCTGCTTCCTCCAATGGGCTAGTCAGAATTGGTCTGAAGAAGCGACCGTTGGATCTTCAAACCATCAAAGCTGCAAGGACAGCAAGGGAGGGAAAGCCTCAGGATTTGGGTAGTTCAGACGAAGGTATCGTACCTCTGAAGAATTACTTGGATGCTCAGTACTATGGGGTGATTGGAATCGGCTCACCTCCTCAGAACTTCACTGTCATATTTGACACTGGAAGCTCCAATCTTTGGGTTCCTTCTTCAAAATGTTACTTCTCT CTTGCGTGCTATTTCCACACTCGGTACAAGTCAAGCAAGTCCAGCACATATACCGCAATTG GGACGTCTGCTTCAATAACATATGGAAGCGGATCAATTTCCGGTTTCTTCAGTCAAGACAATGTTGAAGTTGGAGACCTTGTCGTCAAAAATCAA GAGTTCATTGAGGCCACAAAAGAAGCAAGTCTCACATTCGTTATAGCAAAGTTTGATGGACTTCTTGGCCTTGGATTCCAAGAAATTTCTGTTGGGAATGCTACACCAGTGTG GCAAACCATGTCAGAACAAGATCTTTTAAGCGATGATGTCTTCTCGTTCTGGCTTAATCGAGACACAAATTCAGATGTAGGAGGTGAACTTGTTTTCGGTGGAGTGGACCCAAATCATTACAAAGGGAAGCACACCTACGTTCCAGTTACTAAAAAGGGTTACTGGCAG tTCGAAATGGGTGATCTTATAATCGGTAACCAGTCAACGG GTGTATGTGAGGGCGGTTGTGCTGCTATTGTGGATTCAGGAACGTCCTTGCTCATTGGTCCAACA ACTACTGTGACGGTGCTTAACCATGCTATCGGAGCTGAAGGAGTAGTGAGTGCAGAATGTAAGACAGTCGTGGCTCAGTACGGAGACCTGATATGGGATCTTCTGATATCAGGG GCACAACCTGGCCAAGTTTGTAAGCAGCTTggtttatgtattttcaatggGTCTAAGTATGTGAG CACGGGGATTGAAACAGTGGTTGAGAAGGAAATCAAGGAGGGATCATCTGTCAGCAATGGTGCTTTGTGCACAGCTTGTGAGATGGCTGTTGTTTGGGCTCAGAATCAGCtgaaacaaaaaggaacaaAAGAGAAAGTGCTTAGCTACCTTAGTGAG CTTTGCGAGAGCCTCCCAAGTCCAGCAGGAGAATCAATAGTCGAGTGCAGTAGCCTTTCGAGCATGCCAAACGTTACCTTCACCATCGGAGATAAACCTTTCGTTCTCACTCCCGACCAG TATGTTCTGAAAACTGGTGAAGGCGTCGCTGAAGTCTGTATCAGCGGGTTTACAGCTTATGATATCCCTCCTCCAACCGGACCTCTGTG GATTCTCGGAGATGTATTCATGGGGCCGTACCACACGGTTTTCGACTTTGGTGACCTTCAAGTTGGATTTGCCGAAGCTGCCTAA
- the LOC137722289 gene encoding aspartic proteinase-like isoform X1, whose protein sequence is MIIISASNFTSELSYLSVNMRRKHLLVAVYLWALISSLLPASSNGLVRIGLKKRPLDLQTIKAARTAREGKPQDLGSSDEGIVPLKNYLDAQYYGVIGIGSPPQNFTVIFDTGSSNLWVPSSKCYFSLACYFHTRYKSSKSSTYTAIGTSASITYGSGSISGFFSQDNVEVGDLVVKNQEFIEATKEASLTFVIAKFDGLLGLGFQEISVGNATPVWQTMSEQDLLSDDVFSFWLNRDTNSDVGGELVFGGVDPNHYKGKHTYVPVTKKGYWQFEMGDLIIGNQSTGVCEGGCAAIVDSGTSLLIGPTTTVTVLNHAIGAEGVVSAECKTVVAQYGDLIWDLLISGAQPGQVCKQLGLCIFNGSKYVSTGIETVVEKEIKEGSSVSNGALCTACEMAVVWAQNQLKQKGTKEKVLSYLSELCESLPSPAGESIVECSSLSSMPNVTFTIGDKPFVLTPDQYVLKTGEGVAEVCISGFTAYDIPPPTGPLWILGDVFMGPYHTVFDFGDLQVGFAEAA, encoded by the exons ATGATTATAATTTCAGCTTCGAATTTTACAAGTGAGCTTTCTTACTTG TCTGTAAACATGCGGCGCAAACATCTCTTGGTGGCTGTCTACTTATGGGCCTTAATCTCTTCACTTCTTCCTGCTTCCTCCAATGGGCTAGTCAGAATTGGTCTGAAGAAGCGACCGTTGGATCTTCAAACCATCAAAGCTGCAAGGACAGCAAGGGAGGGAAAGCCTCAGGATTTGGGTAGTTCAGACGAAGGTATCGTACCTCTGAAGAATTACTTGGATGCTCAGTACTATGGGGTGATTGGAATCGGCTCACCTCCTCAGAACTTCACTGTCATATTTGACACTGGAAGCTCCAATCTTTGGGTTCCTTCTTCAAAATGTTACTTCTCT CTTGCGTGCTATTTCCACACTCGGTACAAGTCAAGCAAGTCCAGCACATATACCGCAATTG GGACGTCTGCTTCAATAACATATGGAAGCGGATCAATTTCCGGTTTCTTCAGTCAAGACAATGTTGAAGTTGGAGACCTTGTCGTCAAAAATCAA GAGTTCATTGAGGCCACAAAAGAAGCAAGTCTCACATTCGTTATAGCAAAGTTTGATGGACTTCTTGGCCTTGGATTCCAAGAAATTTCTGTTGGGAATGCTACACCAGTGTG GCAAACCATGTCAGAACAAGATCTTTTAAGCGATGATGTCTTCTCGTTCTGGCTTAATCGAGACACAAATTCAGATGTAGGAGGTGAACTTGTTTTCGGTGGAGTGGACCCAAATCATTACAAAGGGAAGCACACCTACGTTCCAGTTACTAAAAAGGGTTACTGGCAG tTCGAAATGGGTGATCTTATAATCGGTAACCAGTCAACGG GTGTATGTGAGGGCGGTTGTGCTGCTATTGTGGATTCAGGAACGTCCTTGCTCATTGGTCCAACA ACTACTGTGACGGTGCTTAACCATGCTATCGGAGCTGAAGGAGTAGTGAGTGCAGAATGTAAGACAGTCGTGGCTCAGTACGGAGACCTGATATGGGATCTTCTGATATCAGGG GCACAACCTGGCCAAGTTTGTAAGCAGCTTggtttatgtattttcaatggGTCTAAGTATGTGAG CACGGGGATTGAAACAGTGGTTGAGAAGGAAATCAAGGAGGGATCATCTGTCAGCAATGGTGCTTTGTGCACAGCTTGTGAGATGGCTGTTGTTTGGGCTCAGAATCAGCtgaaacaaaaaggaacaaAAGAGAAAGTGCTTAGCTACCTTAGTGAG CTTTGCGAGAGCCTCCCAAGTCCAGCAGGAGAATCAATAGTCGAGTGCAGTAGCCTTTCGAGCATGCCAAACGTTACCTTCACCATCGGAGATAAACCTTTCGTTCTCACTCCCGACCAG TATGTTCTGAAAACTGGTGAAGGCGTCGCTGAAGTCTGTATCAGCGGGTTTACAGCTTATGATATCCCTCCTCCAACCGGACCTCTGTG GATTCTCGGAGATGTATTCATGGGGCCGTACCACACGGTTTTCGACTTTGGTGACCTTCAAGTTGGATTTGCCGAAGCTGCCTAA